One region of Syntrophobacter fumaroxidans MPOB genomic DNA includes:
- a CDS encoding PEP/pyruvate-binding domain-containing protein has translation MNSPQQTGIDPGLPPQTDAATPPESGGETIARRAWRALLQFLEIIGLRREDTVDHALQVARLRLYHTEFRKLISANHSFLENLGELDAKLQGGELTDRPQVKRKVIRLISDIHAMVESINAISSDRYAGLRSAFERITASLSKIIEEATESPSRELLLDMSEVSAAHAELAGGKMAHLCELANTLGLPTPDGFVVTTEGYRHFLEDGGIRSWIQETHLDPLTPHDADRLSRTLQDRILSLPVPPALAQKIEEAYDRLARRLGAEPTLAARSSAVGEDSDFSFAGQFLSLLNVPREHLCDAYRRVVASLYSNEAVQYRLLHGIPGESAQMAVGFIAMVDAAASGVVFSRDPTRPDSGRVLIQAVKGLGVLLVDGKTSPEVIHVSRNTEAPEILRVASAQKSHVVFAPGLGVQEVEMSDVDAAKSSLTDDEALQLARWAVQLETHFGVTQDIEWAMDSNRRLILLQSRPLRLAAREASATRRPLDLPLLLDCGETGCPGVGAGPAVHMSDDDDTESFPEGGVLVARRSSPRFIRLMSKARAIVTDAGSTTGHMASLAREFRIPTLLNTGNATRVIPNGAIVTVDAGNGFVYEGEAPDLIDRELEKRQEADSAAWRRNTPGFRFLKSLWDLISPLNLTDPGSASFTADGCRTLHDMARYIHEKSYREMFMLGDNVGDLRASSYYLDIFLPIDLYVLDLGGGLSGTPKKRKIKRADIASAPLSALLKGMLHEKIPRFGARPIDLRGFASIVMRHAITSPEEESSFRDPCYAIISDNYLNYTARVGYHFSVVDTYCGLTQNKNYISMVFHGGAADIVRRARRAKAIAGILKEHGFTVKLEHDLVSGRLSKTTREETVQHLEMLGSLLQFFRQMDAAMTSDDAVDIFKDAFLKGDYALEEISRS, from the coding sequence GTGAACTCACCACAACAGACGGGCATCGATCCCGGCCTCCCGCCGCAAACCGATGCGGCGACTCCTCCCGAGTCGGGTGGGGAGACGATTGCTCGCCGGGCGTGGCGCGCCTTGCTGCAATTCCTGGAGATCATCGGGCTGCGCCGGGAAGACACCGTGGACCACGCTCTGCAGGTAGCGAGGCTGCGGCTCTATCACACCGAGTTTCGCAAGCTCATCTCGGCAAACCACAGTTTCCTGGAAAACCTCGGCGAACTGGATGCGAAGCTCCAGGGGGGCGAGCTCACCGACCGCCCGCAGGTGAAGCGGAAGGTGATCCGCCTCATTTCGGACATTCATGCGATGGTCGAAAGCATCAACGCGATTTCCTCCGACCGCTATGCCGGGCTCAGGAGCGCATTCGAGCGGATCACGGCTTCCTTGTCGAAGATCATCGAAGAGGCGACGGAATCACCGTCCAGGGAACTGCTCCTGGACATGTCGGAGGTTTCGGCGGCGCATGCCGAACTGGCCGGAGGCAAAATGGCCCACCTGTGCGAGCTGGCCAATACCCTGGGTCTGCCCACTCCGGACGGTTTCGTGGTCACCACCGAGGGGTACCGTCATTTTCTTGAAGACGGCGGCATCCGTTCGTGGATACAGGAAACGCACCTCGATCCGCTGACCCCGCACGACGCCGATCGGCTGAGCCGCACCCTGCAGGACCGCATATTGTCGCTCCCCGTTCCACCCGCGCTCGCGCAAAAGATCGAAGAGGCCTACGACCGCCTTGCCCGCAGGCTCGGCGCCGAACCCACCCTTGCCGCCCGGTCCAGCGCCGTCGGCGAGGACAGCGACTTTTCGTTTGCGGGCCAGTTTCTCTCCCTGCTCAACGTTCCACGGGAGCATCTGTGCGATGCCTACCGCCGGGTCGTTGCAAGCCTCTATTCCAACGAGGCGGTGCAATATCGTCTTCTTCACGGCATCCCGGGCGAATCGGCGCAGATGGCCGTGGGTTTCATCGCAATGGTGGACGCGGCGGCCAGCGGCGTCGTCTTTTCACGCGATCCCACCCGACCGGATTCCGGCAGGGTGCTGATCCAGGCGGTCAAAGGTCTTGGCGTCCTCCTGGTGGACGGCAAAACCTCTCCCGAAGTGATTCACGTTTCCAGGAACACGGAGGCGCCTGAAATCCTCCGGGTTGCTTCCGCCCAGAAGAGTCATGTCGTCTTTGCTCCCGGCCTCGGCGTGCAGGAAGTGGAGATGAGCGACGTCGATGCGGCGAAGTCCAGCCTGACGGATGATGAAGCTTTGCAGCTTGCGCGCTGGGCGGTTCAACTGGAAACTCATTTCGGCGTCACGCAGGACATCGAATGGGCCATGGACTCGAACCGGCGCCTGATTCTCCTCCAGTCACGGCCCCTGCGCCTGGCGGCCCGGGAGGCTTCCGCCACGCGCCGGCCACTCGATTTGCCGCTGTTGCTGGACTGCGGCGAAACGGGTTGTCCGGGAGTCGGTGCCGGACCGGCCGTTCACATGTCGGACGATGACGACACGGAATCTTTTCCTGAAGGAGGGGTCCTCGTCGCCAGGCGCTCTTCGCCCCGGTTCATCCGGCTGATGTCCAAGGCGCGAGCGATTGTCACGGATGCAGGCAGCACCACGGGGCACATGGCTTCGCTGGCCAGGGAATTCAGAATCCCGACCCTGCTGAACACCGGGAACGCAACCCGGGTGATCCCCAACGGCGCAATCGTCACCGTCGATGCGGGAAACGGTTTTGTCTACGAGGGCGAAGCGCCCGACCTGATCGACAGGGAGCTCGAAAAACGACAGGAAGCGGATTCCGCCGCATGGAGGCGAAACACCCCCGGATTCCGTTTTCTCAAAAGCCTTTGGGACCTGATATCCCCTCTGAACCTCACGGACCCCGGTTCGGCGTCCTTCACGGCCGACGGATGCCGGACGCTCCACGACATGGCCCGGTACATCCACGAGAAATCCTATCGGGAAATGTTCATGCTGGGCGACAACGTCGGCGATCTGAGGGCATCCAGCTACTACCTCGACATTTTCCTGCCCATCGACCTGTATGTTCTGGACCTCGGGGGCGGTCTTTCCGGAACGCCCAAGAAACGCAAGATCAAGCGTGCCGACATCGCGTCGGCGCCGCTCTCCGCGTTGCTCAAGGGCATGCTCCACGAAAAGATCCCGCGTTTCGGGGCGAGACCGATCGATCTTCGGGGTTTTGCTTCCATCGTGATGCGGCACGCCATCACCAGTCCGGAGGAAGAATCCTCCTTTCGGGATCCATGCTACGCCATCATCTCCGACAACTATCTCAACTATACCGCCAGGGTCGGCTACCATTTCAGTGTGGTCGACACTTACTGCGGCCTCACGCAGAACAAGAATTACATCAGCATGGTGTTTCATGGAGGTGCGGCGGACATCGTACGAAGAGCGCGACGAGCGAAAGCCATCGCGGGCATCCTGAAGGAACACGGATTCACCGTGAAGCTCGAACACGACCTGGTCAGCGGCCGTTTGAGCAAGACGACCCGCGAGGAGACGGTCCAGCACCTCGAAATGCTCGGCTCTCTTTTGCAGTTCTTTCGCCAGATGGATGCGGCGATGACAAGCGACGACGCCGTCGATATCTTCAAGGATGCGTTCTTGAAAGGCGACTACGCGCTGGAGGAGATTTCACGCTCCTAA
- a CDS encoding response regulator has translation MSGIRVLLVDDEVEFTASMSRVLRRRGFDVEVADNGLAALPLVAGKAFDVVVLDVKMPGMDGIQALQEIKRLSPETRVLVLTGHFSIGEEEELSAGGAYAYLLKPFPILKLVDLITSAAGHPPA, from the coding sequence ATGAGCGGGATCAGGGTGCTCCTCGTTGACGATGAAGTCGAATTCACCGCCAGCATGAGCCGAGTGCTGCGTCGCCGGGGCTTTGACGTCGAGGTGGCCGACAACGGTCTCGCGGCCCTGCCGCTTGTTGCCGGGAAAGCCTTCGACGTGGTTGTCCTCGACGTGAAGATGCCCGGAATGGACGGAATCCAGGCCCTGCAGGAGATCAAAAGACTGTCGCCCGAAACCCGCGTGCTCGTGCTGACGGGCCATTTTTCCATTGGTGAAGAGGAAGAGTTGTCGGCCGGCGGTGCATACGCATACCTTCTCAAGCCATTTCCGATTCTGAAGCTGGTGGACCTCATCACTTCCGCCGCCGGGCATCCTCCCGCCTGA
- a CDS encoding sulfite exporter TauE/SafE family protein produces MFDFIIAGVQAPIFLLVLTGMTVGMVGGFIGVGGGYMVTPALIVFGFPGYMASGIDVTHIAGKSVVATIRHRQLGNIDWVLGLAMVGGTMMGVEMGVRLLNYTKSIGLSGIALLTGSVGIMVGLFLYTQIETHRAQKKIQELAKEGKTVGRELSTSNIPKFFQSISLFPIIRCHVARIVISMWVVVLVGIATGVLAGFFGVGGGFIRVPALVYVVGATTHIAVGTDLLEIVVSGGYGALRHFASGNVDIMAVFFMIIGAMFGAQFGSIATSYVRGPAIRYILSYSLILATVGAFLRLVYMLSAQKYEFLNFFAVVFTLGEMIFLCLFILSLVYFAVRHRHGKWVPAWIPSLVVVP; encoded by the coding sequence ATGTTTGACTTCATCATTGCAGGAGTTCAAGCGCCAATATTCCTTCTCGTCCTGACCGGCATGACGGTCGGCATGGTTGGAGGTTTCATCGGGGTGGGCGGCGGTTACATGGTCACGCCCGCTCTGATCGTATTCGGTTTTCCCGGGTACATGGCCTCCGGAATCGACGTCACCCACATCGCCGGCAAGTCGGTCGTTGCGACCATCAGGCACCGCCAATTGGGAAACATCGACTGGGTCCTGGGGCTCGCCATGGTGGGCGGCACCATGATGGGCGTGGAGATGGGGGTCAGGCTCCTCAACTACACGAAGTCCATCGGCCTCTCGGGAATCGCCTTGCTCACCGGCTCTGTCGGAATCATGGTCGGTCTTTTTCTCTACACGCAGATTGAAACCCACCGGGCGCAGAAAAAGATCCAGGAGCTTGCCAAGGAAGGAAAGACGGTGGGACGCGAGTTGAGCACCAGCAACATCCCGAAGTTCTTCCAGAGCATCTCGCTTTTTCCCATCATTCGCTGCCACGTGGCCCGGATCGTCATCTCCATGTGGGTGGTCGTCCTGGTCGGCATCGCCACGGGCGTGTTGGCAGGGTTCTTCGGCGTGGGCGGCGGCTTCATTCGGGTTCCGGCCCTCGTCTACGTGGTTGGCGCCACCACGCACATCGCCGTGGGCACCGACCTCCTGGAAATCGTGGTATCCGGCGGGTACGGAGCGTTGAGGCATTTCGCAAGCGGCAACGTCGACATCATGGCGGTCTTCTTCATGATCATCGGCGCCATGTTCGGCGCGCAGTTCGGCAGCATTGCCACGTCCTACGTTCGTGGGCCCGCCATCCGGTACATCCTGAGCTACTCGCTGATCCTGGCGACGGTGGGGGCTTTCCTCAGGCTCGTTTATATGCTCTCCGCGCAGAAGTACGAGTTCCTCAACTTTTTTGCGGTCGTCTTCACCCTGGGCGAGATGATTTTCCTATGCCTCTTCATTTTGTCTCTCGTCTACTTCGCGGTGAGGCACCGCCACGGCAAGTGGGTCCCCGCGTGGATACCCTCGCTTGTCGTTGTGCCGTAG